The following are encoded together in the Gilvimarinus sp. DA14 genome:
- a CDS encoding D-alanine--D-alanine ligase, with protein MATIDNSLIAQFGRVGVLYGGQSAEREISLKSGAAVMAALQRLGVNTVDLDIGADGINQLQQAQIDRAFIALHGPGGEDGRIQAVLEYLGIPFTGCDVQSSAIAMDKLRTKQLWRGVGVQTPDFVLLNDNSSWQLVIEQLGGEVMVKPAHEGSSIGMARVDNADALAAAYRKAAEFDAVVIAERVIRGPEYTVAILAGEALPPIRLETHHHFYDFDAKYLASDTRYICPCGLDEVRESAIRAQALEAFTAIGCRDWGRVDVMADEEGEFYMLEVNTVPGMTNHSLVPMAAKAKGMDFDELVLKVLTESLQR; from the coding sequence GTGGCGACTATTGATAACAGTTTAATTGCGCAATTTGGTCGCGTCGGAGTCTTGTACGGCGGTCAGTCGGCGGAGCGTGAAATTTCCCTGAAAAGCGGCGCGGCAGTCATGGCTGCTTTGCAGCGCTTGGGGGTTAACACCGTGGACTTGGATATTGGCGCCGACGGGATAAACCAATTGCAGCAGGCGCAAATTGATCGCGCTTTTATTGCGCTGCACGGGCCGGGTGGTGAAGACGGTCGCATTCAGGCGGTACTGGAATACTTGGGTATTCCGTTTACCGGCTGCGATGTGCAGTCCTCGGCCATCGCCATGGACAAACTGCGCACCAAACAATTGTGGCGAGGTGTGGGCGTACAAACCCCGGACTTTGTTTTACTCAATGACAACAGCTCGTGGCAGTTGGTGATTGAGCAGCTTGGCGGCGAAGTGATGGTGAAGCCGGCGCACGAAGGCTCAAGCATTGGCATGGCGCGCGTCGATAACGCAGATGCTTTAGCCGCCGCTTATCGCAAAGCGGCTGAGTTTGATGCTGTGGTAATTGCCGAGCGGGTGATACGCGGGCCCGAGTACACCGTGGCCATTTTAGCCGGTGAAGCCCTCCCGCCCATTCGCCTGGAAACTCATCATCACTTTTACGACTTTGATGCCAAGTATCTGGCCAGTGACACCCGTTATATCTGCCCCTGCGGTTTAGACGAAGTGCGCGAGTCGGCCATTCGCGCTCAGGCACTGGAAGCTTTTACCGCTATTGGTTGTCGCGACTGGGGGCGGGTGGATGTTATGGCCGATGAAGAAGGCGAGTTTTACATGCTGGAAGTGAATACGGTTCCGGGAATGACTAACCACTCGCTGGTGCCCATGGCTGCTAAGGCTAAAGGTATGGACTTTGATGAGCTGGTATTAAAAGTACTGACGGAGAGTTTACAGCGATGA
- a CDS encoding cell division protein FtsQ/DivIB: MSQHARRAKGYRQATPKGAVKRGAPRFVGLRRAFALLQKASVVALVVALGAGLYHFGGQTLGALLQHPVDEVRVEGQFAQISREQATNLIGNAIDREYVELDLARLKEKLEAHPWVERAVISRELPSALSVTLIEQVPIARWGKSGFLNQRGEVIYTEQIDSLSQLPELSGRDIESAKIMRQYQDFSRLLRSRNLGIARLWVDELDTWRIQLESRTELVLGKDELPEKLQRFLRVYDEHLVQNFDAVERIDLRYANGLAVSWSDEYDVTIETTG; encoded by the coding sequence ATGAGCCAGCACGCCCGGCGCGCTAAAGGTTATCGGCAGGCCACTCCCAAGGGAGCGGTCAAACGCGGTGCCCCGCGTTTTGTCGGCCTGCGCCGAGCGTTTGCGCTACTGCAAAAAGCCAGTGTCGTGGCTTTAGTCGTAGCGCTGGGTGCAGGGCTTTATCATTTTGGCGGCCAGACGCTCGGCGCATTGTTACAGCACCCGGTGGATGAAGTTCGGGTTGAGGGGCAGTTTGCGCAAATCAGTCGTGAGCAGGCAACCAATCTGATTGGCAACGCCATTGATCGCGAGTACGTCGAGCTGGATTTAGCTCGGCTGAAAGAAAAACTCGAGGCTCACCCCTGGGTCGAGCGAGCGGTTATCAGCCGCGAGCTGCCCAGCGCACTGAGCGTTACTTTAATCGAGCAAGTACCTATTGCGCGCTGGGGAAAAAGCGGCTTTTTAAATCAGCGCGGTGAGGTGATTTACACCGAGCAAATTGACAGCTTGTCGCAGTTGCCCGAGTTATCCGGCCGCGATATTGAGTCGGCAAAAATTATGCGGCAGTACCAGGATTTTTCGCGTCTATTGCGCTCGCGCAACTTAGGTATTGCCCGGCTTTGGGTAGACGAGCTGGATACTTGGCGAATTCAGTTGGAAAGTCGTACCGAGCTGGTGCTGGGTAAAGACGAGCTGCCGGAAAAGCTACAGCGGTTTTTGCGCGTGTACGACGAACACTTAGTACAGAACTTTGATGCAGTAGAACGCATCGACTTGCGTTATGCCAATGGCCTTGCAGTGTCCTGGTCCGATGAGTATGACGTAACGATTGAGACAACGGGATAA
- the ftsA gene encoding cell division protein FtsA: protein MAGSNDNKMVVGLDIGTSKVVAIVGAVTPEGELEIVGIGSCRSNGLKKGVVVNIESTVHSIQRAVEEAELMAGCQIHSVYAGIAGSHIRSLNSHGIVAIKDREVYSQDIDRVIDAAQAVAIPADQKILHILPQEFLIDDQEGVKEPLGMSGVRLEAKVHLVTCAVNAAQNIEKCIRRCGLEVEDIILEQLASSYSVLTDDERELGVCIVDIGGGTTDIAIFTDGAIRHTGVIPIAGDQVTNDIAMALRTPTQHAEEIKIKYACALAKLTGPDETIKVPSVGDRGSRSLSRQALAEVVEPRYDELFTLVQAELRRSGFEDMLPGGIVLTGGTAKMEGVVELAEEIFHMPVRLGAPANISGLSDIVNNPIYSTGVGLLQYALKQRQGEHSATPASDGEPGWFARLKKMFQGEF, encoded by the coding sequence ATGGCGGGCTCTAATGACAACAAAATGGTAGTGGGGCTGGATATTGGCACATCCAAAGTGGTGGCCATTGTCGGCGCCGTCACGCCCGAAGGCGAGTTGGAAATTGTCGGCATAGGTTCGTGCCGTTCTAATGGCCTGAAAAAGGGTGTGGTGGTAAATATTGAATCCACTGTGCACTCCATTCAGCGCGCGGTCGAAGAGGCCGAGCTAATGGCGGGCTGCCAAATTCACTCTGTTTATGCAGGCATTGCCGGCAGCCATATTCGCAGCCTTAACTCGCACGGCATAGTGGCGATTAAAGACCGCGAAGTGTACAGCCAGGATATTGACCGGGTGATTGATGCCGCCCAGGCGGTGGCGATTCCGGCGGATCAAAAAATTCTGCATATTTTGCCGCAGGAATTTTTAATCGATGATCAAGAGGGCGTGAAAGAGCCCCTGGGTATGAGTGGCGTGCGCCTTGAAGCCAAGGTGCACTTGGTAACTTGCGCGGTAAATGCTGCGCAGAATATTGAAAAATGCATTCGTCGCTGTGGGCTTGAGGTGGAAGATATTATCCTCGAGCAGTTGGCTTCCAGTTACTCGGTGCTTACCGACGATGAGCGAGAGCTGGGCGTGTGTATTGTCGATATCGGCGGCGGCACCACAGACATTGCCATTTTCACCGACGGCGCCATCCGCCATACCGGCGTCATTCCCATCGCTGGCGATCAAGTTACTAACGATATCGCCATGGCGTTGCGCACACCGACGCAGCACGCCGAAGAAATCAAAATTAAATACGCCTGCGCGCTTGCCAAGCTAACCGGCCCTGATGAAACCATCAAGGTGCCCAGTGTGGGTGATCGCGGCTCGCGCAGTTTGTCGCGCCAGGCATTGGCTGAAGTGGTCGAGCCACGCTATGACGAGCTGTTTACTCTGGTGCAAGCCGAACTGCGCCGCAGCGGTTTTGAAGACATGCTGCCCGGCGGCATCGTATTAACCGGTGGCACCGCAAAAATGGAAGGTGTGGTTGAGCTGGCCGAAGAAATTTTTCACATGCCTGTGCGCCTGGGGGCGCCAGCCAATATTTCTGGGTTGTCCGACATAGTCAACAACCCGATTTACTCCACCGGTGTGGGGCTTTTGCAATACGCGCTGAAGCAACGTCAGGGCGAACATTCTGCAACACCGGCCAGCGACGGCGAACCCGGGTGGTTCGCACGGCTGAAAAAAATGTTTCAAGGCGAATTTTAA
- the ftsZ gene encoding cell division protein FtsZ, giving the protein MFELVDDMPQNAVIKVIGVGGGGGNAIKHMIANQVEGVEFICANTDAQALNDIDAKVALQLGNSMTKGLGAGANPEVGRQAAMEDRERIAESLRGADMVFIAAGMGGGTGTGAAPIVAEVARDMDILTVAVVTKPFPFEGRKRMQIADAGIKELQERVDSLITIPNEKLLSVLGKTTSLLDAFKAANSVLQGAVQGIADLIIRPGMINVDFADVRTVMSEMGMAMMGTAHAQGENRAREAAEAAIRSPLLEDVNLQGARGILVNITAGMDLSLGEYGEVGDTIAEFSSDDATIVVGTVIDPELSDELRVTVVATGLGAAEEMAKAPTKVVVDNTRRADGQVDYAALDRPTVMRNGASAQAAAAPAADRDMEYLDIPAFLRRQAD; this is encoded by the coding sequence ATGTTTGAACTAGTAGATGACATGCCACAAAACGCAGTGATTAAAGTCATTGGTGTGGGCGGTGGCGGCGGTAACGCCATCAAACACATGATTGCCAACCAGGTAGAAGGGGTAGAGTTTATCTGCGCCAATACCGATGCTCAGGCGCTTAACGACATCGATGCCAAAGTCGCGTTGCAACTGGGCAACAGCATGACCAAGGGTTTGGGGGCAGGTGCCAACCCCGAGGTGGGCCGTCAGGCGGCGATGGAAGATCGCGAGCGCATTGCCGAGTCTCTGCGCGGCGCCGATATGGTGTTTATTGCCGCCGGCATGGGCGGCGGCACTGGCACCGGCGCGGCGCCCATTGTTGCCGAAGTGGCGCGCGATATGGATATTCTTACGGTTGCGGTGGTGACCAAGCCCTTCCCGTTTGAAGGCCGCAAGCGGATGCAAATCGCCGACGCGGGCATCAAAGAGCTGCAAGAGCGAGTTGACTCGTTGATTACCATCCCCAACGAAAAGCTGCTTTCAGTGCTGGGTAAAACCACCAGCCTGCTGGACGCTTTTAAAGCCGCCAACAGTGTGTTGCAAGGCGCGGTACAGGGCATTGCCGATCTCATCATCCGCCCCGGCATGATCAACGTCGACTTTGCCGATGTGCGCACCGTTATGTCGGAAATGGGTATGGCGATGATGGGTACCGCTCACGCCCAGGGTGAGAATCGCGCTCGCGAAGCGGCCGAAGCGGCCATCCGCAGCCCGCTGCTGGAGGATGTAAACCTGCAGGGCGCGCGCGGCATTCTGGTGAACATTACCGCCGGTATGGATTTGTCGCTGGGCGAGTACGGCGAAGTGGGCGATACCATTGCCGAATTCTCTTCCGACGATGCCACCATTGTGGTGGGAACGGTTATCGATCCGGAGCTGTCTGACGAGCTGCGAGTCACGGTAGTGGCAACCGGTTTGGGCGCTGCCGAGGAAATGGCCAAGGCCCCTACCAAAGTAGTCGTGGATAACACCCGTCGCGCTGACGGCCAGGTTGACTACGCGGCTTTGGATCGTCCCACTGTGATGCGCAACGGTGCCAGTGCCCAGGCAGCAGCGGCTCCGGCGGCTGATCGCGATATGGAATATCTGGACATTCCGGCGTTTTTGCGTCGCCAGGCAGACTAA
- the lpxC gene encoding UDP-3-O-acyl-N-acetylglucosamine deacetylase encodes MIRQRTLKNAIRATGVGLHTGQKVYLTLLPAPVDSGIVFRRVDLDPVVEIEAKAENVGDTTLSTSLVKDDVKVSTVEHLLSAMAGLGIDNAIVEVSAPEVPIMDGSAGPFVFLIQSAGIQEQAAAKKFIRIKRPVTVTDGDKSASFVPFEGFKVSFSIEFDHPVFQGRSLETSVDFSSTSFVKEVSRARTFGFMHEIEYLRSKGLAKGGSVDNAIVVDEYRILNEDGLRYEDEFVKHKVLDAIGDLYLLGNSLIGEFKAHKSGHALNNKSLRQLIAQPDAWEVVTFDDETAAPISYMKPLLAV; translated from the coding sequence ATGATCAGACAGCGTACGCTAAAAAATGCCATTCGCGCCACAGGCGTTGGCTTGCACACCGGCCAGAAGGTTTATCTGACCCTGTTACCCGCTCCAGTAGACTCCGGCATCGTATTTCGCCGCGTGGATCTGGACCCGGTGGTGGAAATTGAAGCCAAGGCCGAAAACGTGGGAGATACCACCCTCTCTACCAGTTTGGTCAAGGATGACGTTAAGGTATCAACCGTTGAGCATTTGCTCTCCGCCATGGCCGGGCTTGGCATTGATAACGCGATTGTCGAGGTAAGTGCTCCCGAAGTGCCAATTATGGACGGCAGCGCCGGGCCTTTTGTCTTTTTGATTCAGTCAGCCGGTATCCAGGAGCAGGCCGCAGCGAAGAAGTTTATTCGCATCAAGCGTCCGGTCACTGTCACCGATGGCGACAAGTCCGCAAGCTTTGTGCCTTTCGAAGGCTTCAAAGTGTCTTTCTCTATCGAGTTTGATCACCCGGTTTTTCAGGGGCGCTCTCTGGAAACCTCGGTGGACTTCTCCAGCACCTCCTTTGTAAAAGAAGTCAGCCGTGCGCGTACCTTCGGTTTTATGCATGAAATCGAATATTTGCGCTCCAAGGGTTTGGCCAAAGGCGGCAGCGTCGATAACGCCATTGTGGTGGATGAATACCGCATTTTGAACGAAGACGGCTTGCGCTACGAAGATGAGTTTGTAAAGCATAAGGTTCTGGACGCCATCGGCGATTTGTACCTGTTGGGTAACAGTCTGATTGGCGAATTTAAGGCTCACAAGTCTGGCCATGCCCTTAACAACAAGTCGCTGCGCCAGCTGATCGCCCAACCCGATGCCTGGGAAGTAGTCACTTTCGATGACGAGACCGCTGCGCCTATCTCCTACATGAAACCCCTGCTGGCGGTATAA
- a CDS encoding M23 family metallopeptidase, translating into MKIILVSKRHGHARSITLGGWTRAVLSVCILGLPAVAGVLGYHLLVAQAGHSDVFTAETRRAWEAALAQQKEQVVENQRRARAEVAALTLKVAELQARLVRLDALGERLTTIAKLDRGEFDFSQSPALGGPEGETLGDAYAPPDFLSAIDDLTRQIENREQQLETLDALLVNRRLKEDIFVAGRPIEKGWMSSRFGRRTDPFSGKAAWHGGVDFAGKEGANIIAVASGVVTWSGERSGYGQLVEINHGNGFTTRYAHNKENTVDVGDVVKKGQVIGLMGSTGRSTGPHVHFEVYKNGRAVDPASYIHRTLR; encoded by the coding sequence ATGAAAATCATATTGGTCAGTAAACGTCACGGTCATGCCCGCAGCATTACGCTGGGTGGGTGGACGCGTGCCGTGCTGTCCGTATGCATTTTGGGGTTGCCTGCGGTAGCAGGGGTGCTGGGCTACCACTTATTGGTGGCGCAGGCTGGGCACAGTGATGTTTTCACCGCCGAAACCCGCCGAGCGTGGGAGGCGGCTTTGGCCCAGCAGAAGGAGCAGGTGGTTGAAAACCAGCGCCGCGCCCGTGCCGAAGTCGCCGCACTAACCCTAAAGGTAGCCGAGCTGCAGGCCCGCTTGGTGCGACTGGATGCACTGGGTGAGCGCCTGACCACCATCGCTAAGCTCGATCGCGGCGAGTTTGATTTTTCCCAATCTCCTGCATTGGGTGGCCCCGAGGGCGAAACTCTGGGCGATGCCTATGCCCCGCCCGACTTTCTTAGCGCCATTGATGATCTTACCCGGCAAATTGAAAACCGCGAGCAGCAGCTGGAAACCCTGGATGCTCTGCTGGTTAACCGCCGTCTAAAAGAAGATATTTTTGTCGCTGGCCGGCCTATCGAAAAAGGCTGGATGTCGTCGCGCTTTGGCCGCCGTACTGACCCCTTTAGCGGCAAGGCCGCCTGGCACGGCGGGGTAGACTTCGCCGGTAAAGAGGGCGCCAATATTATCGCCGTGGCCTCGGGCGTGGTTACCTGGTCCGGCGAGCGCAGTGGCTACGGCCAGTTGGTTGAGATTAACCACGGTAATGGTTTTACCACCCGCTACGCCCACAACAAAGAAAACACAGTAGATGTGGGCGATGTGGTGAAAAAGGGCCAGGTTATTGGCCTGATGGGCTCTACCGGCCGTTCTACCGGCCCCCATGTGCACTTTGAAGTGTACAAAAACGGTCGCGCCGTCGATCCGGCCTCTTATATCCATCGCACCCTGCGATAA
- the secA gene encoding preprotein translocase subunit SecA, with product MLGKITKFIVGSKNDRVLKRMRKVVARINGLEEQMQALSDAELRAKTDEFRERFQNGEKLDAILPEAFAVVREAGQRTLGMRHFDVQMIGGMTLHEGCIAEMRTGEGKTLMSTLPAYLRAITGLGVHIVTVNDYLASRDAAWMKPLYSFLGISVGVIYSGQDPQSKREAYAADITYGTNNEFGFDYLRDNMAMSKADKAQRPLHFAVVDEVDSILIDEARTPLIISGPSQNSSEMYQRMNKLIGSLSRQQEDEEDGDYFVDEKSRQVELTEQGHQHVEQLLIDAGLLPAEDSLYSAANLSLLHHVNSALRAHALFHRDVEYIVQNSEVVLIDEHTGRTMPGRRLSEGLHQAIEAKEGVRIQSESQTLASTTFQNLFRLYPTLSGMTGTADTEAFEFREIYGLDVVVIPTNKPKQRIDKNDLVYLSIEEKFDAIVHDIEEYRNNNAPILVGTASIETSEEMSRRLQKAKIPHQVLNAKYHEKEAEIIAQAGRPGTVTIATNMAGRGTDIVLGGNWEAEVAQLENPTEVQIEKVKADWKERHQLVIEAGGLHIIGTERHESRRIDNQLRGRSGRQGDPGVTRFYLSLEDNLMRIFASDRVRNFMQALGMDKGEAIEHRMVNNAIEKAQRKVEGRNFDIRKQLLEFDDVANDQRQIVYQQRNELLEADDISDTITNVRADVVHDVVSTHVPPQSIEEQWDIPALEKQLEADFGLQLPVQKWLDEDDNLHEETLRERILSEVQGAYDAKCERIGEAVGKPDAMRELERQVMLQVLDNSWKEQLASMDHLRQGINLRSYAQRNPKQEYKREAFYLFQQMLDTVKEETIKLLARVEPITQEQMDQVEQRRREMEEQQRRQMQLKHEQASAMGEASQGASEQPGQQGSAPYTRDGRKVGRNDPCPCGSGQKYKQCHGKLS from the coding sequence ATGTTAGGCAAAATTACCAAATTTATCGTCGGTTCTAAAAACGACCGGGTACTCAAGCGCATGCGCAAAGTGGTTGCGCGCATTAACGGGCTGGAAGAGCAAATGCAGGCGTTGTCCGACGCCGAGCTTAGAGCAAAAACCGACGAGTTTCGCGAGCGTTTTCAAAACGGTGAAAAGTTAGACGCGATTCTGCCCGAAGCCTTTGCCGTGGTGCGCGAAGCGGGTCAGCGCACTCTGGGTATGCGCCACTTTGATGTCCAGATGATTGGCGGTATGACCCTGCACGAAGGCTGCATTGCTGAAATGCGTACTGGTGAGGGTAAGACATTGATGTCCACCCTGCCGGCTTACCTGCGCGCCATTACCGGCCTGGGTGTGCACATCGTAACGGTTAACGACTATCTTGCCAGCCGCGACGCCGCTTGGATGAAACCCCTGTACAGCTTTTTGGGCATTTCTGTCGGGGTTATCTACTCCGGGCAAGACCCGCAGAGCAAACGTGAAGCCTACGCTGCCGACATTACCTACGGCACCAACAATGAATTTGGCTTTGACTACCTGCGCGACAACATGGCTATGTCCAAAGCCGACAAAGCCCAGCGCCCACTGCACTTTGCGGTGGTAGACGAGGTGGACTCCATCTTGATTGACGAGGCGCGTACGCCGTTGATTATCTCTGGGCCCTCGCAAAACAGCTCGGAAATGTATCAGCGTATGAACAAGCTGATTGGCAGCCTGTCGCGTCAGCAGGAGGACGAAGAAGACGGCGATTACTTTGTTGATGAAAAAAGCCGCCAGGTCGAGCTGACCGAGCAGGGCCACCAACATGTTGAGCAGCTGCTGATTGATGCGGGCCTGCTGCCTGCCGAAGACAGCCTTTACTCGGCCGCCAACCTCAGTCTGCTGCACCATGTGAATTCGGCGCTGCGCGCCCACGCACTGTTCCATCGCGATGTTGAATACATTGTGCAAAACAGCGAAGTGGTATTAATTGATGAGCACACTGGCCGCACCATGCCGGGCCGGCGTTTGTCCGAGGGCCTGCATCAGGCGATTGAGGCAAAAGAGGGTGTGCGCATTCAAAGCGAGAGCCAGACCCTGGCGTCGACCACTTTCCAGAATTTGTTTCGTTTGTATCCCACGCTGTCGGGCATGACCGGTACCGCCGATACCGAAGCTTTTGAATTTCGCGAAATTTATGGCCTGGATGTGGTGGTTATTCCCACCAACAAACCCAAGCAGCGTATCGATAAGAACGATTTGGTGTATCTGTCCATCGAAGAAAAGTTCGATGCGATCGTGCACGACATCGAGGAATACCGTAATAACAATGCGCCGATTCTGGTGGGTACGGCTTCCATTGAAACCTCTGAGGAAATGTCCCGTCGCCTGCAAAAGGCCAAAATTCCGCATCAGGTATTGAACGCTAAATACCATGAAAAAGAGGCCGAAATTATCGCCCAGGCAGGCCGCCCGGGCACCGTAACCATCGCCACCAATATGGCGGGTCGGGGTACGGATATTGTGTTAGGTGGTAACTGGGAGGCCGAAGTGGCCCAACTGGAAAACCCCACCGAAGTGCAAATCGAAAAAGTTAAGGCCGACTGGAAAGAGCGCCATCAGTTAGTTATTGAAGCCGGGGGTTTGCACATTATCGGTACCGAGCGCCACGAGTCGCGTCGTATCGATAACCAGCTGCGCGGCCGCTCGGGCCGTCAGGGCGACCCGGGTGTGACCCGTTTTTACCTGTCGCTGGAAGATAACCTTATGCGTATCTTTGCCTCCGACCGGGTGCGCAACTTTATGCAGGCGCTGGGTATGGATAAGGGAGAGGCCATTGAGCACCGCATGGTGAACAACGCCATCGAAAAAGCCCAGCGTAAAGTTGAAGGCCGCAACTTCGATATTCGTAAGCAGCTGCTGGAGTTTGATGATGTTGCCAACGATCAGCGTCAAATTGTTTACCAGCAACGCAACGAGCTGCTCGAGGCAGATGATATTTCCGATACCATCACCAATGTGCGCGCCGATGTGGTTCACGATGTAGTCAGCACACATGTTCCGCCGCAATCCATTGAAGAGCAGTGGGATATTCCCGCGCTGGAAAAACAACTGGAAGCCGACTTTGGGCTGCAACTGCCAGTGCAAAAGTGGCTGGATGAAGACGACAACCTGCACGAAGAAACTCTGCGCGAACGCATTTTGAGTGAAGTGCAGGGCGCCTACGACGCCAAGTGCGAGCGCATTGGTGAAGCGGTGGGCAAACCGGATGCCATGCGCGAGCTGGAACGTCAGGTTATGTTGCAGGTGCTGGATAACTCCTGGAAAGAGCAGCTGGCCAGCATGGATCACCTGCGTCAGGGCATTAACCTGCGCTCATACGCACAGCGCAACCCCAAACAGGAATACAAGCGCGAAGCCTTCTACCTGTTCCAGCAAATGCTGGATACCGTCAAAGAAGAAACCATTAAACTGCTGGCGCGGGTTGAACCCATCACCCAGGAGCAAATGGACCAAGTGGAGCAGCGTCGCCGCGAGATGGAAGAGCAGCAACGCCGCCAAATGCAGTTAAAGCACGAGCAGGCTTCTGCCATGGGTGAGGCGTCGCAAGGCGCGTCCGAGCAACCGGGCCAGCAGGGCAGCGCTCCCTACACCCGCGATGGGCGCAAGGTCGGGCGCAACGATCCCTGCCCCTGTGGTTCGGGGCAGAAATACAAACAGTGTCACGGTAAATTAAGTTAA
- the argJ gene encoding bifunctional glutamate N-acetyltransferase/amino-acid acetyltransferase ArgJ — protein MAVGEYPFPVMPPIAGVSIGVAAAGIKKPGRNDLLLFSLCEGASVAGVFTQNAFCAAPIKICREHLRHASPRLLVVNSGNANACTGNSGRANALSVCDQVASQYGLSTAEVLPFSTGVIGEPLPVGKINAVVPALVQSAQEDNWQLAARAIMTTDTRPKGATRQVEIDGTIVTVNGIAKGAGMINPNMATMLGFIATDAAIDKAALQTLVREAAGLSFNRITIDGDTSTNDACMVMASGKAGNNYIADTQSDAYQTLKTAISEVCTELAQMIVADGEGATKFVTIDVKGGASHDECLKVAYAVAHSPLIKTALFASDPNWGRIVAAIGYAGVESLDDTLVTVHLNDVLIVENGGRADSYTEEQGQKVMSGERIGIHIDLGRGDCSELLWTTDLSYEYVRINADYRT, from the coding sequence ATGGCCGTAGGTGAATATCCGTTTCCGGTTATGCCCCCCATTGCGGGGGTTTCTATTGGGGTTGCTGCAGCAGGTATAAAAAAGCCCGGCCGCAACGATTTATTGTTGTTCTCGTTGTGCGAAGGCGCCAGCGTGGCCGGGGTATTTACCCAAAACGCCTTTTGCGCCGCGCCTATTAAAATTTGCCGCGAGCATTTACGACACGCCAGCCCGCGTTTGCTGGTGGTTAACTCGGGTAACGCCAATGCCTGCACCGGTAATAGCGGCCGCGCCAACGCGCTAAGTGTGTGCGACCAGGTGGCCAGCCAGTATGGCTTAAGTACAGCCGAGGTATTGCCCTTTTCCACCGGTGTTATCGGCGAGCCACTGCCCGTGGGTAAAATTAATGCGGTTGTTCCCGCGCTGGTGCAAAGCGCGCAGGAAGATAACTGGCAACTGGCTGCGCGCGCCATTATGACGACCGATACTCGCCCCAAAGGCGCGACACGCCAGGTAGAAATTGATGGCACCATCGTCACCGTCAACGGTATCGCCAAAGGCGCCGGCATGATCAACCCCAACATGGCCACCATGCTGGGTTTTATCGCCACCGACGCGGCAATCGATAAAGCAGCCTTGCAGACTCTGGTGCGCGAAGCGGCGGGCCTTTCGTTTAACCGCATTACCATCGACGGTGATACCTCCACCAATGACGCCTGCATGGTGATGGCATCGGGTAAGGCAGGCAATAACTATATTGCTGATACACAGTCAGACGCTTACCAAACATTAAAAACGGCGATTAGCGAGGTGTGTACCGAGCTGGCGCAAATGATTGTTGCCGATGGCGAAGGCGCCACCAAATTTGTCACCATTGATGTAAAAGGCGGCGCCAGCCACGACGAGTGTTTAAAAGTTGCCTACGCCGTGGCCCACTCACCGCTGATTAAAACCGCGCTGTTTGCCTCCGACCCTAACTGGGGCCGCATTGTCGCCGCCATTGGCTACGCCGGAGTCGAAAGTCTGGACGACACATTGGTGACGGTGCACTTAAACGACGTGCTAATCGTCGAAAACGGCGGCCGCGCCGACTCCTACACCGAAGAGCAAGGCCAAAAGGTAATGAGTGGCGAGCGCATCGGCATTCACATCGATCTCGGCCGTGGCGATTGCAGCGAACTGTTGTGGACGACGGACCTGTCTTACGAATACGTTCGCATTAACGCCGACTACCGAACTTAG